Proteins encoded by one window of Enterococcus saccharolyticus subsp. saccharolyticus:
- a CDS encoding YxeA family protein, with translation MSKLAKSLISFFVLLIVAGGGFFYYMMVPTAYYTQITDKGTEIKGTFDNKEEYVQYEYSQAGYDKKGNEKTLEFMTHPDLGRPFKQDAYLKINVTRFKGENSYEEVQKSEIPQQALEKLAEK, from the coding sequence ATGAGTAAATTAGCCAAATCGCTTATTAGCTTCTTTGTATTATTGATTGTTGCAGGAGGTGGATTTTTCTATTATATGATGGTACCAACTGCTTATTATACACAAATCACTGATAAAGGAACCGAAATCAAGGGCACTTTTGACAATAAAGAAGAATACGTACAGTACGAATATAGTCAAGCTGGTTACGATAAAAAAGGCAATGAAAAAACGTTAGAATTTATGACGCATCCTGATTTAGGTAGACCGTTTAAACAAGATGCTTATTTAAAAATTAATGTGACACGTTTTAAAGGTGAAAATAGTTACGAAGAAGTTCAAAAATCAGAAATACCACAACAAGCGTTAGAAAAATTAGCAGAAAAATAA
- the tnpB gene encoding IS66 family insertion sequence element accessory protein TnpB (TnpB, as the term is used for proteins encoded by IS66 family insertion elements, is considered an accessory protein, since TnpC, encoded by a neighboring gene, is a DDE family transposase.), which yields MKLIDFTQVENIFIVCGKTDMRRQIDGLAATITEEYDMDIYNGALFLFCGGNKDRFKALYWEGDGFLLLHKHLENGKLNGPRNQKVSIKPAVKGSIA from the coding sequence ATGAAGCTCATTGACTTTACTCAAGTAGAGAATATTTTCATTGTGTGCGGGAAGACGGATATGCGTCGTCAAATTGATGGATTAGCCGCAACGATCACTGAAGAATATGACATGGATATTTATAACGGCGCTCTCTTTCTCTTCTGTGGTGGAAATAAAGACCGGTTCAAAGCTCTTTATTGGGAAGGCGACGGCTTCCTTCTCTTACATAAACACTTAGAGAATGGTAAATTGAATGGGCCTCGTAACCAGAAAGTCTCCATTAAGCCTGCGGTTAAAGGGAGTATAGCCTAA
- a CDS encoding ClC family H(+)/Cl(-) exchange transporter, whose protein sequence is MEEKRLDFKLGFVSLVTGLLVGVVVSGFRLAIPFLMGMVGKLLQFGQQSLLHSLLFIFIFATIGVVVSWNVKKEPMIGGSGIPQVAGKLSRQLDFSWFSVLIHKLMGGILTIGSGLTVGREGPSVQIGAAIGQGIAEKSHLNSQNQRYLIVGAASAGMAAAFNSPISGIIFALEELLKRTSRRGFLASSLIIITSTLVSIILLDNTFTLTIPISLELPVRDYPFLIILGMVIGLSGVLFNRVILWGKRVYARWHVPVVIKCSFPFVVTALFLLWDPSLLGSGDHYILMPFHENIALASLLSVYLIKLFLLVVAFSSGLPGGIFFPLLALGSLAGNIVGTSLSMGGLIDQNTLLVFTVIAMAAHFAAIVRAPLTGIFLILEMTGGSIHYLLPLAMVTFVAYLVAELFHSEPIYESLLGLMLANEKEEG, encoded by the coding sequence ATGGAAGAGAAGCGTTTAGATTTTAAACTAGGTTTTGTTAGTCTGGTGACAGGGCTTTTAGTTGGTGTTGTGGTGAGTGGCTTTCGGTTGGCTATTCCCTTTTTGATGGGGATGGTAGGAAAGTTATTGCAGTTTGGACAACAAAGTCTCCTTCACTCACTATTGTTTATTTTTATTTTCGCAACGATTGGTGTCGTTGTATCGTGGAACGTCAAAAAAGAACCGATGATTGGCGGTTCAGGTATTCCCCAAGTAGCTGGTAAATTAAGTAGGCAGTTAGACTTCTCCTGGTTCTCTGTCTTGATTCATAAGTTAATGGGTGGCATTCTAACGATTGGGAGCGGTCTGACTGTTGGCCGAGAAGGTCCATCGGTTCAGATTGGCGCAGCAATTGGACAAGGTATTGCCGAAAAAAGTCATTTAAATAGTCAGAACCAACGTTATTTGATTGTAGGCGCCGCTAGTGCGGGGATGGCTGCCGCATTTAACTCACCCATTTCAGGGATTATATTTGCATTAGAAGAACTTTTGAAACGAACCTCGCGGAGAGGGTTTTTAGCCAGTTCCTTAATTATCATTACGTCCACCCTCGTATCAATTATCTTATTAGATAACACCTTTACCCTTACTATTCCTATTTCATTAGAGTTACCAGTAAGAGACTATCCTTTTTTAATTATATTAGGAATGGTCATTGGTTTATCAGGCGTTCTATTTAATCGGGTTATCCTGTGGGGAAAGAGAGTGTATGCACGATGGCACGTCCCTGTTGTTATAAAATGCAGCTTCCCTTTTGTTGTCACAGCACTCTTTTTATTATGGGATCCTAGTCTATTAGGCTCAGGAGATCATTATATATTAATGCCATTCCATGAAAATATAGCTCTCGCCTCTCTACTATCTGTTTACTTGATTAAACTATTCTTATTAGTAGTGGCTTTTTCATCTGGTTTGCCGGGCGGTATATTCTTCCCCTTGTTAGCACTAGGCTCACTTGCCGGCAACATCGTGGGAACAAGTTTATCAATGGGTGGATTAATCGATCAGAACACCTTATTAGTTTTTACGGTCATCGCAATGGCTGCTCATTTTGCTGCAATCGTTCGTGCCCCACTGACCGGTATTTTTCTCATCCTTGAAATGACAGGGGGATCGATTCATTATCTATTACCCCTTGCAATGGTCACCTTTGTTGCTTACCTTGTCGCTGAACTATTCCATTCCGAACCAATTTATGAATCATTGTTAGGGTTGATGTTGGCGAATGAAAAAGAGGAGGGGTAG
- a CDS encoding VOC family protein, which translates to MNQVLVEICLRVRDIEATLDFYTNLFDFEIASRREFPEDKFDLIYLNSPGTSVQIELTYNYDAEPYEIGNGFSHLGVTVDDLEKMHEICKASAYETGELKGLSGGTPYYFFVTDPDGYRIEVKRKI; encoded by the coding sequence ATGAATCAAGTATTAGTTGAAATTTGTTTGCGTGTCAGAGATATTGAGGCTACCCTAGACTTTTATACAAACTTATTCGATTTTGAAATTGCAAGCCGCAGAGAATTCCCAGAGGATAAATTTGATTTAATCTATTTAAACTCACCAGGCACGTCTGTTCAAATCGAACTCACTTATAATTATGACGCTGAACCATACGAAATTGGCAATGGCTTCAGTCATTTAGGTGTAACGGTTGATGATTTAGAAAAAATGCATGAAATTTGTAAAGCATCTGCTTATGAAACGGGCGAATTAAAAGGTCTTTCAGGCGGCACACCTTATTACTTCTTTGTAACAGATCCAGATGGTTACCGTATTGAAGTGAAACGTAAAATATAA